The following are encoded together in the Leptospira congkakensis genome:
- the leuA2 gene encoding 2-isopropylmalate synthase LeuA2 codes for MKPKQIKIQDVTLRDGNQALRKPWTLEEKIEVFDLLVALRVDGIEVGFPSSNETEFVASKTLAKRAPVGMPIAGLSRANETEIRKTWEAIRFANKPRMHIVYPVSDFSIRHVLKISEQEVIQKIHNSVSFARSIVGPDVEIQFSGEHFGDAIENFAFTKEAFLAAIEAGANIINLPNTVERYRPMVFVNMVKEMKDFIGERAKVSVHTHNDLGMATATSVECMYVGAEQIEVALNGLGERAGNTNLYETVIALHQNGENLGINFERIYPTAKRIAEMTGIPIGEKTPIIGEDIFSHRSGIHQDGVAKTIKQSKGAYRTFSPEFVGRKDSETISFTNQSGHRAIQFLLEKRGIIIPTEEIHRLFEIAKTVSSNENNREITEAELVDLASNLTASL; via the coding sequence ATGAAACCAAAACAAATCAAAATCCAAGACGTTACCTTAAGGGACGGAAACCAAGCTTTACGCAAACCATGGACATTAGAGGAAAAAATCGAAGTCTTCGATTTGCTTGTCGCATTGCGTGTCGATGGGATCGAAGTGGGATTCCCTTCTTCCAACGAAACAGAGTTTGTCGCAAGTAAAACCTTAGCAAAACGAGCACCAGTGGGAATGCCCATTGCGGGACTTTCTCGGGCCAACGAAACGGAAATTAGAAAAACCTGGGAAGCCATCCGGTTTGCAAACAAACCTAGAATGCATATTGTCTATCCTGTAAGTGATTTTTCGATTCGCCATGTTTTGAAAATTTCAGAACAAGAAGTCATCCAAAAAATTCATAACTCCGTTTCCTTTGCCAGATCCATTGTAGGTCCAGATGTTGAGATCCAATTTTCAGGTGAACATTTTGGTGATGCAATTGAAAACTTTGCGTTCACAAAAGAAGCGTTTTTAGCGGCGATAGAAGCAGGTGCCAATATCATCAACTTACCCAACACAGTGGAAAGATACCGTCCGATGGTATTTGTCAATATGGTGAAAGAGATGAAGGATTTTATTGGGGAACGAGCCAAAGTATCGGTTCATACTCATAATGATTTAGGAATGGCTACGGCAACTTCCGTAGAATGTATGTATGTTGGTGCCGAACAAATCGAAGTGGCTCTTAATGGTTTAGGGGAAAGGGCGGGAAATACAAATTTGTATGAAACTGTCATCGCATTACATCAAAATGGTGAAAACTTAGGAATCAACTTTGAAAGAATTTATCCAACAGCCAAACGAATTGCAGAGATGACAGGGATTCCGATTGGAGAAAAAACTCCTATCATTGGGGAAGATATATTCTCTCATAGATCAGGGATCCACCAAGATGGAGTTGCCAAGACCATAAAACAATCCAAAGGTGCTTACCGAACATTTTCACCCGAATTTGTGGGAAGAAAAGATTCTGAAACCATTTCTTTTACCAACCAATCAGGACATAGAGCCATCCAGTTTTTATTAGAAAAACGAGGGATAATCATTCCAACAGAAGAAATCCATCGTTTGTTTGAAATAGCAAAAACGGTCTCTTCCAACGAAAACAACAGAGAAATCACCGAAGCGGAGTTAGTGGATTTAGCGAGCAATTTGACAGCGTCCCTCTGA
- a CDS encoding TetR/AcrR family transcriptional regulator: MKPKQKILESSFALFREKGFQATGIAEILEKAGAYKKTLYDHFPSKDDIGFEYLNYLSEQQRVVMLKVLAKSSDMSDFIEKWVNFIVRNQRNTSRKDCPIALFSGEISHLSQFDTYRNKAVHHVLETVETCILNFAPTLRSDLVKALSYELYMSYLGGLRLYALTKDRKVIERMKSQMIVSAERIIKN; this comes from the coding sequence TTGAAACCAAAACAAAAAATCTTAGAAAGTTCCTTTGCCTTGTTTCGCGAAAAAGGATTCCAAGCTACGGGAATTGCGGAGATTTTAGAAAAGGCCGGCGCTTATAAAAAAACTCTATATGATCATTTCCCATCCAAGGATGATATTGGATTCGAATATTTAAATTATCTTTCTGAACAACAAAGAGTTGTGATGTTAAAGGTATTAGCCAAATCAAGTGATATGTCTGACTTCATTGAAAAATGGGTTAATTTTATTGTCAGAAACCAAAGAAATACTTCCAGAAAGGATTGTCCCATTGCCCTTTTTTCCGGTGAAATTTCTCATTTGAGCCAATTTGATACCTACAGAAATAAGGCAGTCCACCATGTTTTGGAAACAGTAGAAACTTGTATTCTAAACTTCGCACCCACTTTACGTTCTGATCTTGTAAAGGCTCTCAGTTATGAATTGTATATGAGTTATCTGGGTGGACTTCGTTTGTATGCCTTAACCAAAGATCGTAAGGTCATCGAAAGAATGAAGTCACAGATGATCGTTTCCGCAGAACGTATCATTAAAAATTAA
- a CDS encoding N-acyl-D-amino-acid deacylase family protein, whose protein sequence is MADTLIKQARIFDGSTDTSFIGDVRIKDGVVQKISKTELSPNSGETVVDAKGLWLTPGFIDFHTHYDAEIEMAPDLSESVRHGVTTISLGSCSLSLAVGDPTDLADMFSRVEAIPRKNVLSILESKKNWNSASEYKNHLNSMPLGPNVTSFAGHSAIRAHVMGLERSLTKGENPTKQELEKMNQHLEEALDAGFMGLSINTLVWDKMDGSRFRSRPLPSTYANWSEYEYLNKTLRKRGKIFQGVPNVSTKINVLMFLKEAFGIFRKPLKTTVISLMDVKFDPGLYKLLNVIGRITNTIFRSDFKFQALPEPFDLYADGMDVVVFEEFAAGAKANHIEDELERKQLMKDPTYRSWFKRQWTNWFLPRVFHRNFKETKIVDAPDKSLIGKSIDEVAKEKGVHSVTAFLDLVAEHGNKVRWYTVMANHRKEPLQKIVSYPDILIGFSDAGAHLRGMAHYNFPLRMLKLVQDAELEKKPFMTMEKAVHRLTGEIGDWFGIDAGYIKEGKRADLVLIDPTKLDDSLAKDVEAPMPFMEDFKRWVRRNDETIKKVYINGKLAIDQGKPVPALGKEKGYGSFLASTIGR, encoded by the coding sequence ATGGCAGACACTCTCATCAAACAAGCGAGAATTTTTGATGGAAGCACTGATACATCTTTTATAGGTGATGTGCGAATCAAAGACGGAGTTGTACAAAAAATTTCAAAAACAGAATTGAGTCCAAATTCTGGAGAAACTGTTGTCGATGCAAAAGGACTTTGGCTCACACCTGGATTTATAGATTTTCATACTCATTATGATGCAGAGATTGAAATGGCACCGGATCTTTCTGAGTCGGTTCGTCATGGAGTTACAACCATTTCCCTTGGAAGTTGTTCCTTGAGTTTGGCAGTGGGAGATCCGACAGATCTTGCTGATATGTTTAGCAGAGTGGAAGCCATTCCCAGAAAGAATGTATTATCCATTTTAGAGAGTAAAAAAAATTGGAACTCCGCCTCCGAATATAAAAACCATCTAAATTCTATGCCACTCGGTCCCAATGTCACATCCTTTGCGGGTCACTCTGCCATTCGCGCGCATGTGATGGGACTCGAACGTTCTCTCACAAAAGGCGAAAATCCCACAAAACAAGAGTTAGAGAAAATGAACCAACATCTAGAGGAAGCTCTTGATGCCGGTTTTATGGGTTTATCCATTAATACTTTAGTATGGGACAAAATGGATGGATCTAGATTTAGATCAAGACCACTCCCTTCCACTTATGCAAATTGGAGTGAGTACGAATACCTAAACAAAACCTTACGAAAAAGAGGGAAAATCTTTCAAGGTGTTCCCAATGTTTCTACAAAAATCAATGTGTTAATGTTTTTAAAAGAAGCATTTGGTATTTTTCGAAAACCTCTCAAAACGACTGTTATCTCACTTATGGATGTGAAGTTTGATCCAGGTTTGTATAAACTCCTCAATGTGATTGGTAGAATCACAAATACAATTTTTCGATCTGATTTTAAATTCCAAGCTCTCCCTGAACCATTTGATTTGTATGCTGATGGAATGGATGTGGTTGTGTTTGAAGAATTTGCAGCCGGTGCCAAAGCCAATCATATCGAAGACGAGTTGGAGAGAAAACAACTCATGAAAGACCCAACTTACCGATCTTGGTTCAAACGCCAATGGACAAATTGGTTTTTGCCCCGTGTTTTCCATAGAAACTTCAAAGAAACAAAAATTGTGGATGCACCTGACAAATCATTGATTGGAAAATCAATTGATGAAGTGGCCAAAGAAAAAGGTGTCCATTCCGTAACCGCTTTTCTTGATCTTGTCGCCGAACATGGAAACAAAGTTCGTTGGTATACGGTGATGGCCAATCATAGAAAAGAACCGTTACAAAAGATTGTATCCTATCCAGACATTCTGATCGGTTTTTCTGATGCCGGTGCTCACTTACGTGGGATGGCACATTATAACTTTCCACTTCGTATGTTAAAACTTGTTCAGGATGCAGAACTTGAGAAAAAACCTTTTATGACGATGGAAAAAGCAGTTCACCGTCTAACAGGAGAAATTGGAGACTGGTTTGGCATTGATGCCGGTTATATCAAAGAAGGAAAAAGAGCAGACCTTGTCCTTATTGATCCTACAAAATTAGACGACTCTCTTGCAAAGGATGTGGAAGCTCCTATGCCTTTTATGGAAGACTTCAAACGTTGGGTTCGCCGTAACGATGAAACTATAAAAAAAGTATATATCAACGGAAAACTAGCAATTGACCAAGGAAAACCAGTTCCAGCACTTGGAAAAGAAAAAGGATACGGAAGTTTCTTGGCCTCAACCATCGGCAGATAA
- a CDS encoding DUF4349 domain-containing protein has translation MEISKKLITSVIFLGLTFSFTQCSSTEGMERQRNLSYDEAERIAPSMAASPKAAPSGEISQNTTKPLKRMMVYSVNVNLQSKEIESKVTEVIKLAESFGGFALQYSSNGRVNLKIPAEKLKQFLFTLRNQSQNYSEEVSAQDVTEDFTDTEIRMENSLKMRIRLLEILKTAKTLEETLKVEAELSKVSESIERFEGRLKYLSSAVQLSSVHVQVRQKWEPVVQKEYKPGPLGLPFYYLYLGLGKVKDGVLWLFVQEIPKETTEIPD, from the coding sequence ATGGAAATTTCTAAAAAATTAATCACATCCGTAATTTTCCTCGGACTAACCTTTAGTTTTACCCAGTGTTCCTCCACCGAAGGAATGGAAAGACAGAGAAACTTATCTTATGATGAAGCAGAACGGATTGCCCCATCAATGGCTGCAAGCCCCAAGGCGGCCCCATCAGGAGAAATCTCACAAAATACAACAAAACCATTAAAACGAATGATGGTGTATTCGGTGAATGTCAATTTGCAATCCAAAGAAATTGAATCCAAAGTCACTGAAGTGATCAAACTTGCTGAGTCATTCGGAGGTTTTGCACTCCAATACAGTTCGAATGGAAGAGTTAACTTAAAAATTCCTGCAGAAAAACTAAAACAGTTTTTATTTACCTTACGAAACCAATCTCAAAATTATTCAGAAGAAGTTTCTGCACAAGATGTAACAGAAGATTTTACTGATACAGAAATCCGAATGGAGAATTCACTCAAAATGAGAATTCGACTTTTAGAAATTTTAAAAACGGCAAAAACATTAGAAGAAACTTTGAAGGTAGAAGCCGAACTAAGTAAGGTCTCTGAATCCATTGAAAGGTTTGAAGGAAGATTAAAATACCTTTCCAGCGCAGTTCAACTATCTTCTGTCCATGTACAAGTTCGTCAGAAATGGGAACCTGTTGTGCAAAAAGAATACAAACCAGGTCCTCTAGGGTTACCTTTTTACTATCTCTATTTAGGACTTGGGAAAGTAAAAGATGGAGTTCTTTGGCTTTTTGTCCAAGAGATTCCCAAGGAAACAACAGAAATCCCTGACTAA